The Stratiformator vulcanicus genome has a segment encoding these proteins:
- a CDS encoding DUF1592 domain-containing protein — MRTRLLLTSLFAAFAFSPLCYGGEIPATARTFLSGHCIDCHGSVEPEAGLNLTAIDANLADEKTLAKWIAIHDRVQAGEMPPEESTQPVESERRQFLNSLKQPLATADEKSSEVMLRRLNRREYEYTVCDLFSIDVDVKDMLPEDGSSHGFTTVGESLSISTEQMEAYLAAADVIFDATIGPPKPPTSQLRTDLLTDNVPSYLKDKKIRIMDDGIVMFNRNQAAGKFSDLSTKQPGLYRVKIRAKAFQSDRPLSVSVHVGDVITNRRGKHLVGYFDVHPGDDWTIIEFTDRFDRYDAFEVKPYGTSLGYKSDANTTTIPGVKVGETEIEGPLNPVWPPESRAKLLDGIDPTKATVSDIERILTRVLPQLFRRDATQSEIAAYVGLANEVLAKKRPWIDGLKVSLKAALCSPEFLFLEEPSEGELSDVALASRLSYMLWRSLPDEELLALAEQNRLGEPQVLRDQVERMLADKKAERFVTDFTGQWLELYEIDFTEPDGSLYPEYDELLRMSMLEETHRFFEKILTENLSVSNFIDSDWLIINERLATLYDIDGVESVELREVKLPSDSLRGGLLTQASILKVTANGTNTSPVLRGTWVLERIVGKPAPPPPSNVAAVEPDTRGAKTLRELLAKHRDDPSCARCHDAIDPPGFALESFDVIGGYRDWYRSLTSGDRVKATYGPAGVKRVAYRKGLDVDPTGELKGRGRFSDIRQFKELLMQDPDQITHCLIEKLLVFGTGRELSFSDRDEVDRLVAAVRADGNGLRTLLHHVTQSEVFQSP; from the coding sequence ATGAGAACGAGACTCCTGCTCACGTCGCTGTTTGCAGCCTTTGCATTCTCACCCCTTTGCTACGGTGGCGAGATTCCGGCGACGGCCCGCACGTTTCTGTCTGGTCACTGCATCGATTGCCACGGCTCCGTCGAGCCCGAAGCCGGTCTGAACTTAACGGCCATTGATGCGAACCTGGCCGATGAAAAGACCTTGGCTAAGTGGATCGCGATTCACGATCGTGTGCAGGCGGGTGAAATGCCGCCGGAAGAATCGACGCAGCCGGTGGAGTCGGAGCGACGGCAATTTCTAAATTCGCTGAAGCAACCTCTCGCGACCGCCGACGAAAAGTCGTCCGAGGTGATGTTGCGACGGCTGAATCGACGGGAGTACGAGTACACCGTCTGCGATCTGTTCTCGATCGACGTCGACGTCAAAGACATGCTGCCGGAAGACGGTAGTTCGCACGGTTTCACCACGGTCGGAGAATCGCTGTCGATTTCAACCGAGCAGATGGAGGCCTACCTGGCTGCGGCAGACGTGATCTTTGATGCGACGATTGGGCCGCCCAAGCCTCCCACCTCTCAATTGCGGACGGATCTCTTGACGGACAACGTGCCCAGTTATCTCAAGGACAAAAAAATCCGCATCATGGATGACGGCATTGTGATGTTTAATCGCAACCAAGCGGCCGGAAAGTTCAGCGACCTCAGCACGAAACAGCCCGGCCTTTATCGCGTTAAGATTCGGGCCAAAGCGTTTCAATCCGACCGCCCGCTGTCCGTCAGCGTGCATGTCGGCGACGTCATTACCAACCGACGCGGAAAACACCTCGTCGGCTATTTTGACGTCCACCCGGGCGACGACTGGACCATCATCGAGTTCACTGATCGATTTGATCGATATGACGCGTTCGAAGTGAAGCCGTACGGAACAAGCCTTGGCTATAAGAGTGATGCGAATACGACCACGATCCCCGGGGTCAAGGTCGGCGAGACTGAAATAGAGGGGCCGCTTAATCCGGTCTGGCCGCCTGAAAGTCGGGCGAAACTACTTGACGGCATCGATCCGACAAAAGCGACCGTGTCCGATATCGAGCGGATTCTCACCCGGGTGTTGCCGCAATTGTTCCGTCGCGACGCGACACAAAGTGAAATTGCCGCGTATGTCGGACTCGCGAACGAGGTCCTCGCGAAGAAGCGGCCATGGATCGATGGTTTAAAAGTCAGCTTGAAAGCAGCGTTGTGCTCTCCGGAATTTCTGTTTCTGGAAGAGCCATCCGAAGGTGAACTCAGCGACGTCGCCTTGGCGTCTCGACTATCCTACATGCTGTGGCGATCGCTGCCGGACGAAGAACTTCTCGCATTAGCTGAGCAAAATCGGCTGGGCGAACCGCAGGTGTTGCGCGATCAGGTCGAGCGGATGCTCGCCGACAAGAAGGCCGAGCGATTCGTCACTGATTTTACAGGGCAATGGCTCGAACTCTACGAGATCGATTTCACCGAACCCGACGGTTCGCTTTATCCCGAGTACGACGAATTGCTCCGGATGTCGATGCTCGAAGAGACTCACCGATTCTTTGAAAAGATACTGACGGAGAACCTTTCGGTTAGTAATTTCATCGATTCTGATTGGCTTATTATTAATGAGCGACTCGCGACCCTCTACGACATCGACGGTGTCGAGAGCGTGGAACTTCGCGAAGTGAAATTGCCGTCCGACAGTCTCAGAGGCGGGCTCCTGACGCAGGCTTCGATTTTGAAAGTGACGGCGAACGGAACCAATACCTCGCCGGTTTTGCGTGGGACCTGGGTCCTCGAACGGATCGTTGGTAAACCAGCACCTCCTCCGCCCTCGAACGTCGCGGCGGTTGAACCTGATACCCGAGGCGCGAAAACGCTGCGGGAATTGCTCGCGAAGCATCGGGACGATCCGTCTTGCGCCCGTTGCCATGATGCGATCGACCCACCCGGTTTCGCATTGGAGAGTTTCGACGTCATCGGCGGCTATCGAGACTGGTATCGCTCTTTAACCAGCGGTGATCGCGTCAAAGCCACCTACGGGCCTGCGGGCGTGAAGCGCGTTGCCTACCGAAAAGGACTTGATGTCGATCCGACCGGCGAACTGAAAGGGCGTGGCCGATTTTCTGACATCCGGCAGTTTAAAGAACTTCTAATGCAAGACCCCGATCAAATCACGCACTGCCTGATCGAGAAGTTGCTCGTCTTCGGGACGGGGCGGGAACTCAGCTTCTCCGACCGCGACGAAGTGGACCGCTTGGTCGCGGCGGTTCGTGCTGACGGAAACGGTCTTCGAACGCTCCTCCATCACGTTACTCAAAGCGAAGTTTTCCAATCGCCATGA
- a CDS encoding DUF1552 domain-containing protein yields MKRTHRRQFLKAAGVCMALPTLESMSLGAGTSSQPKRRMVAINFGLGLHGPHLFPQAAGRSFEETPYLKVLSEFRDQYTIFSGTSHPQTGGGHLSDKAFLTAAPNPGSASFKNSISIDQLAAESIGDQTRFGSLVLGMSGNRGLSSSRNGVAIPAMTRASSVFDKMFIESKPSQKAQVLQQIQDGQSIMDFVLGQASSMQRRVSRLDRQKLDEYFTAVRAAEQRLQKAEAWEQRPKPDVDVKPPRDVADRRDIVARASLMYDMMHLALQTDSTRLITFFEEGMNAVPVIDGVVHDYHNLSHHAKDAAKIAELKVIEETQLTMVAEFLKKLKDTTEDGHSLLDVTQVLIGSNLGNASSHDSKNLPIILAGGSYRHGQHLAFDRSDNYPLPNLYVTMLQQLGLELDTFASSTGTMSGLETRNL; encoded by the coding sequence ATGAAACGCACACATCGCCGCCAATTCTTAAAAGCCGCCGGCGTTTGCATGGCGCTGCCCACATTAGAGTCGATGAGCCTCGGAGCGGGCACGAGTTCTCAGCCGAAGCGCCGCATGGTGGCGATCAACTTCGGCCTCGGCCTGCACGGCCCGCATTTGTTTCCGCAAGCCGCCGGTCGCTCTTTTGAAGAGACGCCTTACCTGAAGGTCCTCAGCGAGTTTCGGGATCAATACACGATCTTCTCCGGGACATCGCACCCACAGACGGGGGGTGGACACCTCTCCGACAAAGCTTTTCTGACCGCGGCGCCTAACCCGGGAAGTGCTTCTTTTAAGAATAGTATTTCGATCGACCAATTGGCGGCGGAATCGATCGGGGATCAAACCCGCTTCGGTTCGCTGGTGCTCGGCATGAGCGGTAATCGTGGGCTCTCCTCGTCACGAAACGGCGTCGCCATCCCGGCGATGACGCGGGCATCTTCCGTCTTCGACAAAATGTTTATTGAGAGTAAGCCGAGTCAAAAGGCGCAGGTGCTGCAACAAATTCAGGACGGCCAGAGCATCATGGACTTCGTTCTGGGTCAGGCGTCTTCCATGCAGCGACGTGTCAGCAGGCTCGACCGGCAGAAACTGGATGAGTATTTCACGGCCGTCCGCGCTGCCGAGCAGCGTCTGCAAAAGGCCGAGGCGTGGGAGCAACGCCCCAAGCCTGATGTCGACGTCAAGCCGCCGCGCGATGTGGCCGACCGTAGAGACATCGTGGCCCGGGCCTCGCTCATGTACGACATGATGCATTTGGCTCTGCAGACCGACTCGACCCGGCTGATCACCTTCTTTGAGGAGGGCATGAATGCGGTGCCGGTCATCGACGGCGTGGTCCACGATTACCACAACCTTTCCCACCATGCGAAAGATGCCGCGAAGATCGCGGAATTGAAGGTGATCGAAGAAACGCAGCTTACAATGGTCGCGGAGTTTCTTAAGAAGCTGAAAGACACGACGGAAGACGGGCATTCGCTTCTCGATGTCACTCAGGTGCTGATCGGCTCGAACCTGGGCAACGCGAGCAGCCATGACTCGAAGAACCTGCCGATCATTTTGGCGGGCGGGTCGTATCGGCACGGTCAGCATTTAGCATTTGACCGATCTGACAATTACCCGCTGCCGAATCTTTATGTCACCATGCTGCAGCAACTCGGCTTGGAACTCGACACCTTTGCATCGAGCACCGGCACGATGAGCGGGCTCGAAACGCGGAATCTGTAA
- a CDS encoding error-prone DNA polymerase, with product MPDEPPPKARESHPAIAGRIDAAPQPKRKARAVKNTRITGLRCLTNFTFLEGASHPDELIGQAAALGYEALAVTDRNSLAGVVRAHVAAKQVGLKLIIGTELHLVDTPPLIVWATDRKSYGQLCRLLTTGRRAAKKGECRLTLENVSRYSAGLIAGVPLAALIGDPDHALRSLSAYRDIFSSRLYTLAELSRGPEDRLTLTRMSSLAKQAGLPLAAGDDVRYHEQQRRHLHGVLTAIRLGKPVAELASHLPPNGYHHIRSRDELDRLYQDRPDALRRAVEIADRCHFNLDELRYEYPEELTPAGHTPYSYLKELTEVGASRRYPHGIPGSVRRLLDHELKLIRELRYEAYFLTVQDIVRFARSKEILCQGRGSAANSAVCYCLGVTEVDPDQHDLLFERFISKERDEAPDIDIDFEHERREEVLQYLYEKYGRERAGLAATVVTYRARSAIRDIGKALGLSLDRVDTLARHIGRYGVEGDINDRFLEAGLQPGSRTAKQLVYFMDQILGFPRHLSQHVGGMVMTRGRLDELCVIENASMKDRTVVQWEKDDLEALGILKVDCLALGMLTALKRCFELLKSARTHGAVPVGLMSPQSLCEIPKEDPTVYEMIQRADTMGVFQIESRAQMAMLPRLKPRTFYDLVIEVAIVRPGPIQGDMVHPYLRRRDGLEEETYPSDEVRGVLQRTLGVPIFQEQAMKLAQVAAGFSPGEADEFRRAIGAWRSTGKIDEFEHRLKEGMSRNGYTGEFAERLFKQIRGFGEYGFPESHAASFAILVYYSCWLKCYYPAAFCAALVNSQPMGFYSPSQLIRDARQHDVEVRPVCVNRSQWDCTLELADNLEPPRHGVQTQGGSSTIRLGLRMVRGLRQADAERLLAARTASNFASFDELARRTGLASSALDRLAAADAFRELKLKRREARWQAMPSRRAAPLTDRVDQSEETPTLPFESKEAGVAADYRATGLSLEGHPLQFLRNEMDHLQVTTAELLQERHDGQSIKVAGLILLRQRPGTAKGVTFMTIEDETGHANLIVWPDVWEKFHRIARTATAVIAHGKLQRDKTGYVIHVVVDRLEDLSETVAAAVRSRDFH from the coding sequence ATGCCTGACGAACCGCCGCCCAAAGCCCGTGAGTCTCACCCCGCAATAGCCGGGCGGATCGATGCTGCGCCGCAACCGAAGCGAAAAGCCCGCGCCGTAAAAAACACTCGCATCACCGGGCTGCGGTGCCTGACGAATTTTACCTTCCTGGAGGGCGCATCTCATCCCGACGAATTAATCGGACAGGCAGCCGCACTAGGATATGAGGCGTTGGCGGTCACAGATCGCAATAGTCTCGCCGGTGTCGTCCGCGCTCATGTCGCGGCAAAGCAGGTCGGGCTGAAACTGATCATCGGCACCGAATTGCATCTGGTTGATACCCCGCCATTGATTGTCTGGGCGACTGACCGCAAATCGTACGGGCAACTGTGTCGATTGCTGACCACCGGGCGAAGGGCGGCGAAGAAAGGGGAATGTCGACTCACCTTGGAAAACGTCTCGCGATATTCCGCCGGATTGATTGCCGGAGTGCCACTTGCAGCCTTAATCGGCGATCCGGACCACGCATTAAGATCTCTGTCCGCCTATCGAGACATTTTCTCCAGTCGACTTTATACGCTCGCCGAACTGAGCCGCGGACCGGAAGACCGATTGACCCTGACGCGGATGAGTTCGCTCGCCAAGCAGGCCGGCCTTCCGCTGGCGGCCGGCGACGATGTTCGCTATCACGAGCAGCAGAGGCGCCATCTGCACGGCGTCTTAACGGCGATCCGCCTGGGCAAGCCCGTTGCCGAACTGGCGTCGCATCTCCCCCCCAATGGGTATCATCATATACGATCACGAGACGAACTAGACCGCCTGTATCAAGATCGTCCCGATGCGCTACGGCGAGCCGTCGAGATCGCCGACCGCTGTCATTTCAATCTCGACGAACTTCGCTATGAATACCCAGAAGAACTAACCCCCGCGGGGCACACGCCTTATTCCTACTTAAAAGAACTGACAGAAGTCGGGGCCTCTCGGCGGTATCCGCACGGCATTCCAGGCAGCGTGCGCAGGCTGCTCGATCACGAATTAAAGCTAATTCGTGAGCTCCGATACGAGGCGTATTTTTTAACCGTGCAAGACATCGTACGGTTCGCGCGGAGTAAAGAGATTCTTTGCCAGGGGCGCGGGTCGGCAGCTAACTCGGCAGTCTGCTATTGCCTCGGCGTGACGGAGGTCGATCCCGACCAGCACGACTTGTTGTTCGAGCGATTCATCAGCAAAGAACGCGATGAGGCTCCCGATATCGACATTGATTTCGAACACGAACGCCGCGAGGAGGTACTGCAATATCTTTATGAGAAATACGGAAGGGAGCGGGCAGGGCTGGCGGCGACGGTAGTGACTTATCGCGCCCGCTCGGCCATTCGCGACATCGGCAAGGCGCTCGGTCTGTCCCTCGACCGGGTCGACACACTTGCCCGACATATCGGACGGTACGGCGTGGAGGGCGATATTAATGACCGCTTTCTTGAAGCGGGTTTACAGCCGGGGAGCCGGACGGCGAAGCAGCTTGTCTATTTTATGGATCAAATTCTCGGATTCCCGCGACACCTGTCACAGCATGTCGGCGGGATGGTCATGACCCGCGGGCGTCTCGACGAGTTGTGTGTCATCGAGAATGCTTCCATGAAGGATCGCACCGTCGTGCAGTGGGAGAAAGATGATCTTGAGGCATTAGGAATCCTTAAAGTCGATTGCCTTGCCTTGGGGATGCTGACGGCTTTGAAGCGGTGTTTTGAGTTATTGAAGTCGGCGCGGACCCACGGGGCGGTGCCCGTGGGCTTGATGAGCCCTCAATCCCTTTGTGAGATTCCTAAGGAGGACCCCACCGTCTATGAGATGATTCAGCGGGCAGATACGATGGGAGTCTTTCAAATCGAAAGTCGGGCGCAAATGGCGATGCTGCCGCGCCTGAAGCCTCGCACGTTTTATGATCTTGTGATTGAAGTCGCGATCGTGCGACCGGGGCCGATTCAAGGAGACATGGTACATCCCTATCTAAGGCGGCGTGATGGTTTGGAAGAAGAAACCTATCCGAGCGATGAAGTTCGCGGCGTCTTGCAGCGGACGCTCGGTGTGCCGATTTTTCAGGAACAGGCGATGAAGCTCGCGCAGGTGGCGGCGGGATTTTCACCGGGTGAGGCCGACGAATTCCGCCGCGCGATCGGGGCGTGGCGCAGCACCGGAAAGATTGATGAGTTCGAACACCGTCTTAAAGAGGGCATGAGTCGTAACGGTTACACCGGCGAATTCGCGGAGCGGCTGTTTAAACAAATTCGCGGGTTCGGTGAATACGGCTTCCCCGAATCGCACGCGGCGAGTTTTGCGATTCTGGTTTATTATTCGTGCTGGCTGAAATGTTACTATCCGGCGGCATTTTGCGCCGCTTTGGTCAACAGCCAGCCGATGGGGTTTTATTCGCCATCCCAATTAATTCGCGATGCGCGGCAGCACGATGTGGAAGTCCGACCCGTTTGCGTGAATCGCTCACAGTGGGACTGCACGCTTGAGCTGGCCGATAATCTCGAACCGCCGCGGCACGGCGTTCAAACACAAGGGGGCTCCTCGACAATCAGGCTCGGGCTGCGGATGGTCCGCGGTTTGAGGCAAGCCGATGCCGAGCGGCTTCTCGCGGCCCGGACAGCAAGTAATTTCGCATCGTTCGACGAACTCGCGCGGCGGACCGGGCTCGCGTCGTCGGCCTTGGACCGGTTGGCCGCAGCCGATGCGTTTCGAGAACTAAAGTTAAAACGAAGAGAAGCGCGTTGGCAGGCAATGCCGTCGCGCCGGGCCGCCCCGCTGACCGATCGCGTCGATCAATCGGAGGAGACGCCGACATTGCCCTTCGAATCGAAAGAAGCAGGGGTTGCCGCCGACTACCGGGCGACGGGGTTGTCACTCGAAGGGCATCCGCTGCAGTTTTTAAGAAATGAAATGGATCACCTGCAAGTGACGACCGCAGAGCTGCTTCAAGAACGTCACGACGGGCAGTCGATAAAGGTCGCCGGTTTAATCTTGCTCAGGCAGCGACCGGGAACCGCGAAGGGGGTGACCTTTATGACCATTGAAGATGAAACCGGCCATGCGAATCTGATCGTCTGGCCCGATGTGTGGGAGAAATTTCACCGCATCGCCCGCACGGCGACCGCGGTGATCGCGCACGGTAAGTTACAGCGAGATAAAACTGGTTACGTCATTCACGTTGTCGTGGACCGGCTCGAAGACCTTTCCGAAACGGTCGCCGCTGCGGTGCGGTCGCGTGACTTTCATTGA
- a CDS encoding Y-family DNA polymerase, whose product MKRILSVWLPNWPVQRFRQCERSELPRTNDGPESRPDPPIVLHAPAGGGALKVTACSQSAGRYGVRPGLPLAEAQALLTGVQPAAIFTAADPTADREVLEQFALACRRFSPVTGVPPVEENVAEPDSLLIDITGCTHLFGGERPLGQAVIQFFAEYDYQARVAIAATVGVAWAAARFTRSSGHVIAVSAADTLRHLDPLPLAALRVRSTSVDKLKEFDIRTVRDLRTLPRETLPSRFGPELLKRLDQATGDIAEQVHPTPPPEPVRANWEFDVPIEGGHIVEQILKKLTERLLKRLRPGIGMREVRWEVLPPEGTPLSFNVGTARPTVDPDRFMNLVRLKLERMRLPEEIERIAGEVTVREPLKRKQSDLFGDGEQDRDREFADLIECLSGRLGDLCVSRTVSTGHPIPERAFQEEPAVKSPRLRPFLPTTKYLSPTARPTCLLKEPEAIRVWSIVPDGPPYRFIRRGRTFDIRRRWGPERIESAWWTGHEIRRDYWRVETVQGERYWLFQDLKHARSEWFLHGLFE is encoded by the coding sequence ATGAAACGCATCTTGTCCGTGTGGCTGCCCAACTGGCCCGTCCAGCGATTTCGCCAATGCGAGCGTTCCGAACTGCCGCGAACGAACGACGGGCCTGAGAGCCGCCCTGACCCGCCAATCGTGCTGCATGCCCCGGCCGGGGGTGGCGCGCTGAAGGTCACGGCCTGCTCGCAATCGGCGGGGCGCTATGGGGTGCGACCCGGGTTGCCACTCGCCGAGGCGCAGGCCCTGTTAACCGGTGTCCAACCCGCCGCGATTTTCACCGCGGCGGATCCGACGGCAGATCGAGAAGTGCTTGAGCAGTTCGCGCTCGCCTGTCGGCGGTTCAGTCCCGTGACGGGAGTTCCTCCTGTCGAAGAAAATGTCGCAGAGCCGGACAGTCTTTTAATAGACATCACCGGCTGCACTCATTTGTTCGGCGGAGAGCGGCCGCTAGGGCAGGCGGTCATTCAGTTCTTCGCCGAGTACGACTACCAGGCCCGCGTTGCGATCGCGGCAACGGTCGGCGTCGCATGGGCCGCAGCGAGGTTCACGCGATCCTCGGGCCACGTGATCGCGGTCTCCGCTGCCGACACCCTGCGGCATCTCGATCCGCTGCCACTGGCCGCATTAAGAGTTCGCAGCACCTCCGTCGACAAATTAAAAGAATTTGATATCCGGACCGTTCGCGACCTGCGCACGCTGCCGCGGGAGACTTTGCCGTCACGGTTCGGTCCCGAGTTATTAAAACGGCTGGATCAGGCAACGGGCGACATCGCCGAGCAAGTTCATCCCACGCCACCCCCCGAACCGGTACGAGCGAACTGGGAATTTGACGTGCCAATTGAAGGCGGTCATATCGTCGAACAAATTTTAAAGAAGCTGACCGAGCGCCTGTTGAAACGCCTGCGACCGGGAATCGGCATGCGCGAAGTACGCTGGGAAGTCCTTCCGCCGGAGGGAACACCACTCTCTTTTAACGTCGGCACCGCCCGCCCGACGGTCGATCCCGACCGATTCATGAATCTCGTGCGGCTGAAACTCGAACGGATGCGGCTGCCGGAAGAAATTGAACGCATTGCAGGCGAAGTCACCGTCCGGGAACCGCTCAAGCGGAAACAAAGCGATCTATTCGGCGATGGCGAGCAAGATCGCGACAGAGAATTCGCCGACCTCATCGAATGCCTGAGCGGACGGCTCGGAGACCTGTGTGTCTCTCGCACGGTTTCGACCGGCCACCCGATTCCGGAACGCGCTTTTCAGGAAGAACCAGCGGTGAAATCACCTCGTTTAAGGCCATTTTTGCCCACAACGAAGTACCTTAGCCCTACCGCGCGACCGACCTGTCTGCTGAAAGAACCTGAAGCGATTCGCGTGTGGTCGATTGTCCCGGACGGGCCGCCCTATCGCTTTATCCGGCGGGGACGCACGTTCGACATCCGACGTCGCTGGGGGCCGGAACGAATTGAGTCGGCTTGGTGGACCGGTCATGAAATTCGGCGGGACTACTGGCGCGTCGAAACCGTTCAGGGAGAGCGGTACTGGCTATTTCAAGACTTAAAGCACGCCCGCAGCGAATGGTTCCTGCACGGCCTCTTCGAATAG
- a CDS encoding ribosome biogenesis domain-containing protein → MTPPTIIVVHPKERRSKCSVEPLRGREGFVFWKYPGRGVESLDRYVRLGFGGPEIGPADAEAGLLLIDGSWRHAEAMEQDYGDVPVRSLPRWETAYPRVSKMNSDPMGGLATIEALYAAHYHMGRDTQGLLDEYYWRDEFLNLNRERLASN, encoded by the coding sequence TTGACCCCCCCCACGATTATCGTTGTCCACCCGAAAGAGCGTCGTAGTAAGTGCAGTGTGGAGCCGCTGCGGGGGCGGGAGGGGTTTGTATTCTGGAAATACCCCGGTCGCGGCGTCGAATCGTTGGACCGGTACGTGCGTTTGGGATTCGGGGGGCCGGAGATTGGGCCTGCCGACGCGGAAGCCGGGCTGCTCTTAATTGACGGCAGTTGGCGTCACGCCGAGGCGATGGAGCAAGATTACGGCGACGTACCGGTGCGGAGCCTGCCCCGCTGGGAGACCGCCTATCCGCGGGTCTCGAAGATGAACAGCGATCCGATGGGCGGGCTCGCGACGATCGAGGCCCTCTATGCAGCGCATTATCACATGGGACGCGACACGCAGGGATTGCTCGACGAGTATTATTGGCGCGACGAATTTTTAAATCTCAATCGCGAGCGGCTCGCCAGCAATTAA